A single Pseudomonas brassicacearum DNA region contains:
- a CDS encoding dienelactone hydrolase family protein — MLEPQSRTIDLPGVELSADLRLPANTRALVIFVHGSGSGRTSPRNQYVADVLARRGLGSLLFDLLTEHEQRMDNLTGELRFNIPLLARRLIHVIDWVGRNPELHALRIGLFGASTGAAAALVAAAERVNAVAAVVSRGGRTDLAGPALLKVEAPTLQIVGALDPLVFDLNCQSRQALRCEQALEVVAGATHLFEEPGTLEEVARLAGDWFEKYLLASTP, encoded by the coding sequence ATGCTTGAACCTCAATCTCGAACCATCGACTTGCCAGGCGTCGAGTTATCGGCCGATCTGCGTTTGCCGGCGAACACCCGTGCCCTGGTGATCTTCGTCCATGGCAGCGGCAGTGGGCGTACCAGCCCACGTAATCAATACGTGGCCGATGTCCTGGCCCGTCGTGGCCTGGGTTCGCTGTTGTTCGACCTGCTCACGGAACATGAGCAGCGTATGGACAATCTGACCGGCGAGTTGCGCTTCAATATCCCCCTGTTGGCCCGGCGCCTGATCCATGTGATCGACTGGGTTGGCCGCAACCCTGAACTGCACGCGCTGCGGATCGGACTGTTTGGCGCCAGCACCGGCGCAGCTGCGGCGCTGGTGGCGGCGGCCGAGCGGGTGAATGCGGTCGCGGCAGTGGTCAGCCGGGGAGGGCGAACCGACCTGGCGGGGCCGGCGTTGCTCAAGGTAGAGGCGCCGACCTTGCAGATTGTCGGTGCACTGGACCCGCTGGTGTTCGACTTGAATTGTCAAAGTCGCCAGGCCCTTCGGTGCGAGCAGGCATTGGAAGTCGTGGCGGGTGCCACGCATCTTTTCGAAGAGCCGGGCACCCTGGAAGAAGTCGCCAGGCTAGCCGGCGACTGGTTTGAAAAATACCTGCTGGCTTCCACCCCCTAA
- a CDS encoding dihydrolipoamide acetyltransferase family protein — MIEFKLPSLGADMDEGTLLEWKVHPGDVVKPGQVIAVVDTTKAAIEVECWHDGTVSQLLIDVGAKVPVGTTIAWLAEPGEKPQAPERTTTAAPLLIEKPAPHDRRPRISPAARKRAAELGVSTEDLKGHGPQGAITLEDIEAAARVANTPDPVQAMRHTIAAAMSRSKREIPHYYLSETIALGKAMAWLQAHNAQSTLETRLLPGVLLLKAVALALRDYPQLNGFWLDNVFKPALDTDLGVAISLRQGGLVAPVLHHVADISLTHLMSELASLVERARNGSLRSSELGGAGMTVTQLGDQGVDSVLGVIYPPQVALVGFGRISERPWVNDGQLCVMPTVICSLSADHRVSDGHYGARFLSEVRRLLQTPEAL, encoded by the coding sequence ATGATCGAATTCAAACTGCCCTCTCTGGGGGCCGATATGGATGAAGGCACGTTGCTGGAGTGGAAAGTCCATCCGGGCGATGTGGTCAAGCCGGGTCAGGTGATTGCTGTCGTCGATACCACCAAGGCCGCCATCGAAGTCGAATGCTGGCATGACGGCACGGTGTCGCAACTGTTGATCGACGTCGGCGCCAAAGTCCCTGTGGGCACTACCATCGCCTGGTTGGCGGAACCGGGCGAAAAACCACAGGCCCCGGAACGCACAACGACTGCCGCGCCTCTGCTGATCGAAAAGCCAGCCCCGCACGACAGGCGCCCGCGGATTTCTCCGGCGGCGCGCAAGCGTGCTGCCGAGTTGGGGGTCAGTACCGAGGATTTGAAAGGCCATGGTCCTCAGGGGGCCATTACCCTGGAGGACATCGAGGCAGCCGCCCGCGTGGCGAACACCCCGGATCCCGTGCAGGCCATGCGGCACACCATCGCTGCGGCCATGAGCCGTTCAAAACGCGAGATTCCCCATTACTACCTCAGCGAAACCATCGCCCTGGGCAAGGCCATGGCCTGGTTGCAGGCGCACAATGCGCAAAGCACGCTCGAAACGCGCCTGTTGCCCGGTGTCTTGCTGCTCAAAGCAGTGGCGCTGGCCTTGCGCGACTATCCGCAGCTCAATGGGTTCTGGCTGGATAACGTCTTCAAACCCGCACTCGATACAGACCTTGGGGTGGCAATCAGCCTGCGCCAGGGGGGACTGGTCGCGCCGGTTCTGCATCATGTGGCAGATATTTCCCTGACTCATTTAATGAGCGAACTGGCCAGCCTGGTGGAGCGTGCCCGCAACGGATCCCTGCGTAGCTCCGAACTGGGAGGCGCCGGCATGACGGTCACGCAACTCGGCGACCAGGGTGTGGACAGCGTATTGGGGGTGATCTACCCGCCCCAGGTGGCCTTGGTCGGTTTCGGCCGTATCAGTGAGCGCCCGTGGGTGAACGATGGCCAGCTGTGCGTCATGCCAACGGTCATTTGCAGTTTGTCGGCCGATCATCGAGTCAGCGATGGTCATTACGGCGCACGCTTTCTGAGCGAAGTCCGTCGTTTGTTGCAGACGCCAGAGGCGCTTTGA
- a CDS encoding acyl carrier protein, with translation MNRKMIRDEVLKALKGIAPELEIEQLRPDRSLREEVDLDSMDWLRFIEAIDRRLGMAIPESDYQHVDTLDKLITYLEQTGRSSTPEPSTHKG, from the coding sequence ATGAACCGGAAAATGATCCGTGATGAAGTATTGAAGGCCTTGAAAGGCATCGCCCCGGAGCTTGAAATCGAGCAGTTGCGTCCCGATCGGTCACTGCGCGAGGAGGTGGATCTGGATTCCATGGATTGGCTTCGTTTCATCGAGGCCATTGATCGAAGGCTGGGCATGGCAATTCCCGAAAGCGATTACCAACACGTGGACACCCTGGACAAGCTCATCACCTATCTGGAGCAAACAGGACGCTCCTCCACACCTGAGCCTTCGACCCACAAGGGGTGA
- a CDS encoding phosphoribosyltransferase family protein — protein sequence MTILLASQRVRLYDSNELDDVLQVMAHKAATLLPPTHAALIGIQRRGEPLAQRLREYIAHRTGQPQLPLYPLQVKRYADDLQVLHTYTQLTENPALGGLDLANTTLLVVDDVLFEGHSLLRTCAYLAQLGARRVHTAVLVDRHICQQPIRADIVGIHLQVAADDIVECHVPPFEETYCIEVVRHGAAR from the coding sequence ATGACGATCCTATTGGCCAGTCAGCGGGTGCGCCTGTATGACAGCAACGAGCTGGATGACGTGCTGCAGGTAATGGCGCACAAGGCCGCGACCCTCCTGCCCCCGACCCACGCAGCACTGATTGGTATCCAGCGCCGGGGCGAACCGCTGGCTCAACGGTTGCGCGAGTACATCGCGCATCGGACCGGCCAGCCGCAACTGCCTCTTTACCCTCTCCAGGTCAAGCGCTACGCCGACGACCTGCAAGTGCTGCATACCTACACCCAATTGACCGAAAACCCGGCCCTGGGCGGTCTCGACCTGGCCAATACCACGTTGCTGGTGGTCGACGATGTGCTCTTCGAAGGCCATTCGCTCTTGCGCACCTGTGCGTACCTGGCGCAACTGGGGGCACGCCGCGTCCATACCGCCGTACTGGTGGACCGGCATATCTGCCAGCAACCGATTCGGGCCGACATTGTTGGCATACATTTGCAGGTCGCCGCCGATGACATCGTCGAATGCCATGTGCCGCCTTTCGAAGAGACGTATTGCATTGAGGTGGTACGCCATGGCGCCGCCCGTTGA
- a CDS encoding phosphoribosyltransferase yields MIQSPSLQTTLPNRTEAGRRLVEPLFKYANRPDVIILALPRGGVPVAYEVATALNVRLDLMLVRKLGVPSHPEFAMGAIASGGIQILNDEALRVHPIDRASFDAVVARETQELLRREQVYRGNRPPLQLKDQVVILVDDGLATGSSMMAAVHAVRVQSPARIVVAVPVAPLETVEALRSEVNEVICPLIPEWMMSIGYWYLSFAQTSDDEVIDLMHQAWQREAASGCTTEHPDA; encoded by the coding sequence ATGATTCAGAGCCCCTCATTGCAAACCACTTTGCCGAACCGCACCGAGGCCGGTCGGCGGCTGGTCGAGCCCTTGTTCAAATATGCCAACAGACCTGACGTCATCATCCTTGCCTTGCCCCGTGGTGGCGTCCCGGTGGCTTATGAAGTCGCGACGGCCCTGAACGTTCGCCTGGACCTGATGCTGGTGCGCAAGCTTGGCGTCCCGTCGCACCCGGAGTTCGCCATGGGCGCCATTGCCAGTGGTGGCATACAGATCCTCAACGACGAGGCGCTGCGGGTGCACCCGATCGACCGCGCCAGTTTCGATGCCGTCGTCGCCCGGGAAACGCAGGAACTGTTGCGGCGCGAACAGGTGTATCGGGGTAATCGCCCGCCGTTGCAGCTCAAGGACCAGGTCGTGATCCTGGTCGACGACGGCCTGGCAACCGGTTCCTCCATGATGGCCGCGGTCCATGCGGTACGCGTGCAGTCCCCGGCGCGCATCGTTGTCGCGGTGCCGGTTGCTCCCCTGGAAACGGTCGAGGCGTTGCGCAGCGAAGTGAATGAAGTGATTTGCCCGCTCATCCCCGAGTGGATGATGTCGATTGGTTATTGGTATTTGAGTTTTGCCCAGACGTCGGACGATGAAGTCATCGATCTCATGCACCAAGCCTGGCAGCGGGAAGCGGCGAGCGGTTGCACGACGGAGCATCCTGATGCTTGA
- a CDS encoding universal stress protein yields the protein MSQYQRLLLIINPALRHSHALGHAAALAKASGASLHVAALIPSWKLLSLLEEGDREQAREGYLQDHRDWLKNQANHLRDRGIDVTTEVTWADDMQQDILDHVTEMQPDLLIKQVQHESAFKRAFFTPLDWRLLRHCPVPVYLLGESDRPLPRKVVAAVDASSTLAQDNELNERIIQQACGLAIQCDAELHLLYACDISMVYMGDMGGGGLALSDLGEQLRKEHEKSFFDLADRHGVAAERRHFIEGHPVAVLSAFADEQHMDVIVMGRVQSHGLDKLLGSTTEHTLYQVTCSVLAI from the coding sequence ATGAGCCAGTATCAACGGTTATTGCTGATCATCAACCCGGCCCTGCGCCACTCCCATGCCCTGGGACACGCTGCGGCCCTGGCCAAGGCCAGCGGTGCGAGCCTGCACGTCGCCGCCTTGATCCCTTCCTGGAAACTGTTGTCACTGCTCGAAGAAGGTGACCGGGAGCAGGCGCGCGAAGGCTACCTGCAAGACCATCGCGATTGGCTCAAGAACCAGGCGAATCACCTGCGCGACAGAGGCATCGACGTGACCACGGAGGTGACCTGGGCCGATGACATGCAGCAAGACATTCTCGATCACGTCACCGAGATGCAGCCCGACCTGTTGATCAAGCAGGTGCAGCACGAGTCAGCGTTCAAACGGGCCTTTTTCACCCCCCTGGACTGGCGCTTGCTGCGCCATTGCCCGGTACCGGTGTACCTGCTGGGTGAAAGCGACCGTCCCTTGCCACGCAAGGTCGTGGCGGCGGTCGACGCGTCCAGTACCCTGGCGCAAGACAACGAGCTCAATGAGCGGATCATCCAGCAGGCATGCGGACTCGCCATCCAATGCGATGCCGAGTTGCACTTACTGTACGCCTGCGACATTTCGATGGTGTACATGGGCGATATGGGCGGCGGCGGTCTAGCGCTCTCGGATCTTGGCGAGCAGTTGCGCAAAGAACATGAAAAGTCCTTTTTCGACCTGGCTGACCGACATGGCGTGGCCGCTGAGCGACGTCACTTCATTGAAGGGCACCCTGTCGCGGTGCTGAGCGCGTTCGCCGATGAGCAGCATATGGATGTGATTGTGATGGGCAGGGTCCAATCCCATGGCCTGGACAAGCTTTTGGGCAGCACGACCGAACATACCCTGTACCAGGTAACTTGCAGCGTCCTGGCCATCTAG
- a CDS encoding alpha-ketoacid dehydrogenase subunit beta codes for MSTRMSYREALREAMREALERDPRVFLMGEDVGRYGGSYAVSLGLLGAFGPERIRDTPLSELGFVGAGIGAALGGMRPIVEIMTVNFSLLALDPLINTAAALRHMSGGQFSVPLVVRMATGAGRQLAAQHSHSLEGWYAHIPGLKILAPATVEDARGMLWPALEDPDPVLIFEHAQLYNLEGETGEWETVDINRAKVRRAGKDLTLITYGGTLGKALTAAQELAAEGIDCEVIDLRVLRPLDDETLMASVCKTHRALVVDEGWRSGSLSAEIITRIVEQSFFELDAPPARVCSAETPIPYPRHLEEAALPQVSTIVATARQLCQGHQGEHSDAGYSDSGPGR; via the coding sequence ATGAGTACGCGTATGAGCTATCGCGAAGCGCTTCGCGAGGCAATGCGTGAGGCGCTGGAGCGGGACCCACGGGTATTTCTGATGGGCGAAGACGTCGGTCGCTATGGTGGCAGCTATGCCGTCTCCCTGGGGTTGCTTGGGGCGTTTGGTCCCGAGCGTATCCGAGACACGCCATTGTCCGAGCTGGGTTTCGTGGGGGCCGGTATTGGGGCGGCGTTAGGGGGGATGCGACCGATCGTTGAAATCATGACCGTGAACTTCAGTCTGCTCGCCCTCGATCCGTTGATCAACACGGCGGCAGCCTTGAGGCACATGTCCGGCGGACAGTTCTCCGTGCCCTTGGTTGTGCGGATGGCGACAGGCGCCGGACGCCAGCTTGCCGCGCAACACTCCCACAGCCTGGAGGGTTGGTATGCACATATCCCTGGCTTGAAGATCCTGGCGCCGGCGACCGTTGAAGACGCGCGCGGCATGCTCTGGCCAGCGCTGGAGGATCCTGATCCGGTGCTGATATTCGAACATGCCCAGCTCTACAACCTGGAGGGCGAGACGGGTGAGTGGGAAACGGTGGATATCAACCGCGCCAAGGTACGTCGAGCCGGCAAGGACCTGACCTTGATCACCTATGGCGGCACCCTCGGCAAGGCCCTGACGGCCGCGCAGGAGTTGGCCGCCGAGGGTATCGATTGCGAAGTCATCGATCTGCGGGTTTTGCGCCCGTTGGATGACGAGACGCTGATGGCTTCGGTCTGCAAGACCCATCGTGCCCTGGTGGTGGACGAAGGGTGGCGCAGCGGCAGCCTGTCCGCCGAGATCATTACGCGGATCGTAGAGCAAAGCTTTTTCGAGCTGGATGCTCCGCCGGCCCGGGTGTGCAGCGCCGAGACGCCGATACCTTATCCGCGGCATCTGGAGGAGGCGGCCTTGCCCCAGGTGTCGACGATCGTCGCGACCGCTCGTCAACTGTGCCAAGGGCACCAGGGTGAGCACAGTGACGCGGGGTATTCGGATTCCGGGCCAGGAAGGTAG
- a CDS encoding BON domain-containing protein — translation MSDLSLRNTILEELEFQPHIDAAEIGVTVHNGVVTLTGHVSDYAQKVSAERAVKAVKGVRAVAEEIQVRLNKDAGTADDAIASRALHIIDWSSDLPIGAVKVIVENGWVSLEGQVDWQYQKETAERAVRKLSGVVGVDNRLTLRPQVAVADIQRRIEEALKRNAEIDAKAIQIKVEGSVVKLEGRVHLWRERQIAERAAWSVPGVNKVEDHLLIA, via the coding sequence ATGAGCGACCTGAGCCTGCGTAACACCATCCTGGAAGAGCTTGAATTCCAACCCCACATAGATGCCGCGGAAATTGGCGTTACAGTTCACAATGGGGTTGTCACCCTGACTGGGCACGTCAGCGACTACGCCCAGAAAGTCAGTGCCGAACGTGCAGTCAAGGCGGTGAAAGGCGTGCGCGCAGTGGCCGAAGAAATCCAGGTAAGACTGAACAAGGATGCCGGTACAGCGGATGACGCCATCGCCAGTCGCGCACTGCACATCATTGATTGGAGTTCCGATCTTCCAATAGGCGCTGTCAAGGTGATCGTGGAGAACGGCTGGGTCAGCCTGGAAGGCCAGGTGGACTGGCAGTACCAGAAGGAAACGGCAGAACGGGCCGTACGCAAGCTTTCGGGGGTGGTCGGCGTGGACAACCGGCTCACGCTTCGTCCCCAGGTGGCCGTGGCCGATATCCAGCGGCGCATTGAAGAAGCGCTCAAGCGCAATGCCGAAATCGACGCCAAGGCGATTCAAATCAAGGTTGAAGGCAGTGTGGTCAAGCTTGAAGGCAGAGTGCATCTGTGGCGTGAACGCCAGATCGCGGAACGGGCCGCCTGGTCTGTGCCGGGGGTCAACAAGGTGGAGGATCATTTGCTGATCGCCTGA
- a CDS encoding erythromycin esterase family protein: protein MNSPSQKLMEKLYGRQYHVDRAHIVPLLRQYAEPLPDLDSPSFAELFDRYADARVVLIGEASHGTHEFYRARAAITQRLIERHGFNIVAVEADWPDAGHVDQYVRGLAHSAWKRHIFSRFPTWMWRNSEVKAFTHWLHEHNHRLAAEQRVEFRGLDVYSLRNSIHEVLSYLERVDPQLAHEARRRYGCLTPWQDDPALYGHFVERDGVMPCEQPVVEQLNVMLAEQLAGLIRDDEAFFNATQNARVVVAAEQYYRAVYRGSTLSWNLRDRHMFETLRALLEHRGPHAKAVVWAHNSHIGHAGATEMGWKGQFNIGQLCRSTFGRDAVLIGMATDRGQVAAADDWDGEMRIKDIRPSRPDSWEHQFLKAGVAASLTDWRDPQRKELRRVLSPPLLERAIGVIYRPESERSSHYFESVLAEQFDAMIWFEQTTPVTALPLPHNQPLEPEDETYPFGV, encoded by the coding sequence ATGAACTCACCTTCGCAAAAACTGATGGAAAAGCTCTATGGCCGGCAATATCACGTTGATAGAGCCCACATAGTCCCTTTGCTGCGTCAATACGCAGAACCACTGCCGGACCTGGACTCACCCAGTTTTGCCGAACTGTTCGATCGCTACGCCGACGCGCGTGTGGTGCTGATCGGCGAGGCGAGCCATGGAACCCACGAATTCTATCGAGCCAGGGCGGCGATTACCCAACGACTGATCGAGCGTCACGGGTTCAACATTGTGGCGGTTGAGGCCGATTGGCCGGACGCCGGCCATGTCGACCAGTACGTCCGGGGGCTGGCGCATTCGGCGTGGAAGCGCCATATCTTCAGCAGGTTCCCTACCTGGATGTGGCGTAACAGCGAAGTGAAGGCCTTCACCCATTGGCTTCATGAGCACAATCACCGACTGGCTGCCGAGCAGCGCGTCGAGTTTCGCGGATTGGACGTCTATAGCTTGCGCAACTCCATTCATGAGGTGCTGAGCTATTTGGAGCGGGTCGACCCGCAGCTGGCCCATGAAGCCCGGCGACGCTATGGTTGCTTGACCCCGTGGCAGGATGATCCCGCGCTGTATGGCCATTTTGTCGAGCGCGACGGTGTGATGCCCTGCGAGCAACCGGTGGTCGAGCAGCTCAACGTCATGCTGGCCGAGCAATTGGCCGGGCTCATTCGCGACGACGAAGCGTTCTTCAACGCAACGCAGAACGCCAGGGTGGTGGTGGCGGCGGAACAGTATTACCGCGCGGTTTATCGAGGATCGACGCTCTCCTGGAACCTGCGGGACCGACACATGTTCGAGACGTTGCGTGCATTGCTCGAACATCGGGGGCCGCACGCCAAGGCGGTGGTTTGGGCACACAACTCCCATATCGGCCACGCAGGCGCCACGGAAATGGGTTGGAAGGGGCAGTTCAACATCGGTCAGCTGTGCCGTAGCACCTTTGGGCGCGACGCCGTCCTGATCGGCATGGCCACCGACAGAGGCCAAGTGGCTGCCGCCGATGACTGGGACGGTGAGATGCGGATCAAGGACATTCGCCCTTCCCGACCGGACAGTTGGGAACATCAGTTCCTCAAAGCTGGGGTTGCGGCGTCCCTGACCGACTGGCGGGACCCGCAGCGAAAAGAGCTGCGACGGGTCTTGTCCCCTCCTTTGCTGGAGCGGGCCATCGGGGTGATTTACCGCCCCGAGAGCGAGCGTTCCAGCCATTACTTCGAGTCGGTACTGGCCGAACAATTCGATGCCATGATCTGGTTCGAGCAAACCACGCCGGTCACGGCGCTGCCCCTGCCGCACAACCAGCCACTGGAACCGGAAGACGAAACCTATCCGTTTGGCGTATGA
- a CDS encoding ribose-phosphate diphosphokinase, translating to MLTLPPLLFALQGSEHYAARVAQRLACPLARHEERDYEDGEHKCRPLDPVNGREVVVFHALYGDGRQSANDKLCRLLFFCGALKDAGARQVQVVSPYLCYGRKDRRSQPQDPIITRYVASFFEACGVDRLLTLDVHNPAAFDNAFRLPAWNLQCSELFAEHFATRVGDTAVVVVSPDSGGTKRAEHFRQALERQLGRTVGSALMEKHRTHTTLTGSLLIGDVAGKTAIVFDDLISTGDTLKHAGLACQKAGATRLFAAATHGLFTAGRHLFDPPIFQHIAITDTVAPFRLPPDCVTQHLQVLDSTGLVATFLAENGAFDRL from the coding sequence ATGCTTACCCTGCCCCCCCTTCTTTTTGCCCTGCAAGGCAGCGAGCACTATGCCGCTCGCGTGGCTCAACGACTTGCTTGCCCGTTGGCACGCCATGAGGAACGTGACTATGAAGACGGCGAGCACAAGTGTCGGCCGTTGGATCCGGTAAACGGTCGCGAGGTCGTGGTCTTCCACGCCTTGTACGGCGATGGCCGGCAGAGCGCCAACGATAAGCTGTGTCGCCTGCTGTTTTTTTGCGGCGCCCTCAAGGATGCCGGCGCGCGCCAGGTGCAGGTGGTTTCACCGTATCTCTGCTACGGGCGCAAGGACCGCCGCAGCCAGCCTCAAGACCCGATCATCACCCGCTACGTGGCGTCGTTTTTCGAAGCCTGTGGCGTGGATCGCCTGCTGACCCTGGACGTGCATAATCCCGCCGCGTTCGATAACGCGTTTCGCCTGCCTGCATGGAATCTGCAGTGCTCAGAACTGTTCGCCGAGCATTTCGCCACACGAGTCGGCGACACCGCCGTGGTGGTGGTGTCGCCGGACTCAGGAGGGACCAAGCGCGCCGAACACTTTCGCCAGGCCCTGGAGCGGCAGCTGGGGCGTACGGTCGGCAGCGCCTTGATGGAAAAGCACCGTACCCATACCACGCTCACGGGCAGCCTGCTGATCGGCGATGTTGCCGGCAAGACCGCCATTGTTTTCGATGACCTGATCAGCACCGGGGACACGCTCAAACATGCTGGCCTGGCTTGTCAGAAGGCCGGCGCCACACGTTTGTTCGCCGCCGCCACCCATGGTTTGTTTACCGCTGGCCGTCACCTGTTCGACCCGCCGATCTTCCAGCACATCGCGATTACCGACACCGTTGCGCCGTTTCGCCTGCCGCCCGACTGCGTCACACAACACTTGCAAGTGCTCGACAGCACCGGCCTGGTCGCGACGTTCCTGGCGGAGAATGGTGCATTTGATCGCCTGTGA